In Phaeobacter porticola, one DNA window encodes the following:
- a CDS encoding MBL fold metallo-hydrolase has translation MTSPRPQGPWSEPPASGEAIEVAEGVLWMRLPLPMKLDHVNVYALDDGDGWTIVDTGMSSNKTRRIWEQLMAGPLGGKPVGRVVVTHHHPDHIGNAGWFQSVHGAELVTTRTAWLFSRMLTLDVQENWPEETLRFYRSAGMAPEIYDARVAERPFNFADTVYPMPLGFSRIQQGDVFRMGGRDWDVHMGNGHAPEHATFWSRDDNLVITGDQVLSSISPNIGVYATEPMADPVAEWLEACERLAPLTRPDQLALGGHKLPFLGLPHRMTQLIDNHHGALARLLEHLDEPRTAAECFGPLFKRKIGGGEYGLALVEAVAHVNHLYHLGQVDRSRRADGAWLYQRKG, from the coding sequence ATGACCAGCCCCCGCCCTCAAGGTCCGTGGAGCGAGCCCCCCGCCTCCGGCGAGGCGATTGAGGTCGCCGAGGGGGTCCTGTGGATGCGGCTGCCGCTGCCAATGAAGCTGGATCACGTCAATGTCTATGCATTGGATGACGGCGATGGCTGGACAATTGTCGATACCGGCATGTCCTCTAACAAGACCCGCCGTATCTGGGAGCAGTTGATGGCGGGACCTTTGGGCGGCAAACCTGTGGGCCGCGTGGTGGTGACCCATCATCACCCTGATCACATCGGCAATGCCGGTTGGTTTCAGTCTGTTCATGGTGCTGAATTGGTGACCACGCGGACCGCGTGGTTGTTTTCGCGCATGCTGACGCTGGATGTGCAGGAAAACTGGCCTGAGGAAACGCTGAGGTTTTACCGCAGCGCGGGCATGGCCCCCGAAATCTACGACGCACGGGTGGCGGAACGACCCTTCAATTTCGCTGATACGGTCTACCCGATGCCGTTGGGTTTTAGCCGTATTCAGCAGGGAGATGTGTTTCGCATGGGGGGGCGTGATTGGGATGTCCATATGGGCAACGGTCATGCGCCGGAACATGCGACATTCTGGAGCCGCGATGACAATTTGGTGATAACCGGCGATCAAGTCCTGTCCTCTATCAGCCCCAATATCGGGGTTTATGCCACCGAGCCGATGGCGGATCCGGTGGCCGAATGGCTGGAAGCCTGCGAGCGGCTGGCTCCATTGACGCGGCCCGATCAGCTGGCCCTGGGCGGGCATAAGCTACCATTTCTCGGCCTGCCGCATCGAATGACGCAGCTGATCGACAATCATCACGGCGCGCTGGCGCGGTTGCTGGAACATCTGGATGAACCGAGGACTGCTGCTGAGTGCTTTGGACCGCTGTTCAAGCGCAAGATCGGCGGCGGGGAATACGGGCTTGCTTTGGTCGAGGCGGTGGCCCATGTAAATCATCTGTACCATTTGGGTCAGGTTGATCGCAGTCGCCGTGCCGACGGAGCCTGGCTCTACCAGCGTAAGGGGTGA
- a CDS encoding acyl-CoA dehydrogenase, which produces MTFRAPVPEYQFLLDHIVGFSDITATDRFAEAGEDVTTAILTEAGKLCDEIMAPLNRGGDLQPAHLENGVLRSSPGYAEGWSAIAAGGWIGMSASEEFGGMGLPMTLTTAVNEMMSGACLSLQLAPLMSQGQIEALEHHASDDIKALYLPKLISGEWSGTMNLTEPQAGSDVGALTSKAEPLDDGTYAISGQKIYISWGDNDFAGNICHLVLARLPDAAPGTKGISLFLVPKYLPDSEGNPGKANTLKVVSLEHKMGLHGSPTCVMQYDDAIGWIIGKPGGGLAAMFTMMNNARLGVGGQGVGIAGAAYQKALSYALERRQGRSASGTIVDHADVRRMLMEMKADLFASRAILLACAQAIDMQTATGMQDWAARAAFLTPIAKAFGTETGMRVAETGVQVHGGMGFIEETGAAQYYRDVRVTAIYEGTNGIQAMDLVARKMMDGGDMAHRLIDEIEEQAERARTTHPNMAEAVWQACESLREGTEWLTAQGDMDDRFAGAVPFLHAFARVLGGHYHLAAAMADLGGPREKLARFYINRLLPEHASLLAHVQSGAEGARALTLDELADG; this is translated from the coding sequence ATGACCTTCCGTGCGCCCGTTCCTGAGTATCAGTTTCTTTTGGATCACATCGTTGGTTTCAGCGACATCACTGCAACGGATCGTTTCGCTGAGGCAGGCGAAGACGTGACGACAGCGATCCTGACGGAAGCCGGTAAACTATGTGACGAGATCATGGCGCCGTTGAACCGTGGCGGGGACTTACAGCCTGCGCATCTGGAAAACGGCGTTCTGCGCAGCTCACCGGGGTACGCCGAAGGCTGGTCGGCCATCGCTGCCGGAGGCTGGATTGGGATGAGCGCATCCGAGGAGTTCGGGGGTATGGGGCTGCCGATGACCCTGACCACAGCTGTGAATGAGATGATGTCTGGCGCGTGTCTCTCGTTGCAACTTGCCCCGCTAATGAGTCAGGGTCAAATCGAGGCATTGGAGCATCACGCAAGCGACGACATCAAGGCGTTGTATTTGCCGAAGCTGATTTCCGGCGAGTGGTCGGGCACCATGAACCTGACAGAACCGCAGGCCGGTTCGGATGTCGGCGCGCTGACTTCCAAGGCCGAGCCACTGGATGATGGCACCTACGCGATCAGTGGCCAAAAGATTTATATTTCCTGGGGGGACAATGATTTTGCGGGAAATATCTGCCATCTGGTGCTGGCGCGGCTGCCCGATGCAGCGCCTGGTACCAAGGGGATCTCGCTGTTTTTGGTGCCCAAATATCTACCCGATTCAGAGGGCAATCCCGGCAAGGCCAATACGCTAAAAGTGGTCAGCCTTGAGCATAAGATGGGCCTGCACGGCTCGCCAACTTGTGTGATGCAGTATGATGACGCCATTGGTTGGATCATCGGCAAACCCGGTGGTGGTTTGGCGGCCATGTTCACCATGATGAACAACGCCCGTCTTGGTGTCGGCGGGCAGGGGGTTGGCATTGCCGGTGCGGCGTATCAAAAGGCGCTGTCCTACGCGTTGGAACGCAGGCAGGGCAGATCGGCCTCGGGCACCATCGTTGACCACGCAGATGTGCGCCGGATGTTGATGGAGATGAAGGCGGATTTGTTTGCCTCACGCGCGATCCTATTGGCCTGCGCCCAAGCCATTGATATGCAAACTGCCACCGGCATGCAGGATTGGGCTGCAAGGGCAGCCTTTTTGACCCCTATCGCCAAGGCCTTTGGCACCGAAACGGGTATGCGGGTGGCTGAAACTGGCGTGCAGGTGCATGGCGGTATGGGCTTTATTGAGGAAACCGGGGCGGCACAGTATTATCGCGATGTCCGGGTGACCGCTATCTACGAAGGTACCAACGGTATTCAGGCGATGGATCTGGTGGCGCGCAAAATGATGGATGGTGGTGATATGGCCCATCGCCTGATTGACGAGATCGAAGAGCAGGCAGAGCGGGCCCGCACAACGCACCCCAATATGGCCGAAGCTGTATGGCAGGCCTGCGAATCCCTGCGCGAGGGGACCGAATGGCTTACGGCACAGGGGGACATGGATGACCGTTTTGCCGGGGCCGTACCGTTCCTTCACGCCTTTGCTCGCGTGTTGGGGGGACACTATCATCTGGCGGCGGCGATGGCAGATCTGGGCGGGCCGCGCGAAAAGCTGGCCCGCTTTTACATCAATCGACTGCTGCCGGAACACGCGTCATTGCTGGCCCATGTGCAATCCGGGGCGGAGGGTGCGCGCGCCCTCACGCTGGACGAGTTGGCTGACGGATGA
- a CDS encoding L-threonylcarbamoyladenylate synthase has translation MHSSQTRILSATSQDIRTAADLLHTGALVAFPTETVYGLGADARQSNAVEALYAAKGRPSFNPLIAHMHSIEAAQRHVIWSDTASKLAEAFWPGPLTLVLPLRQGHGISPLVTAGLDTLGIRIPAHPTARALLAALDGPVAAPSANPSGRISPTTRGHVMAGLNGRIAAVVDDGPCGVGVESTIVGLAGDTPLLLRPGGLAQEDIDAILGHALAPRDVTDPLTAPGQLLSHYAPQAPVRLGVTQPEKDELYLGFGPVPCDLNLSISGNLREAAANLFGHFHTLDAMQRPIAVAPIPNHGLGAAINDRLARAAAPR, from the coding sequence ATGCACAGTTCTCAAACCCGTATCCTGTCCGCAACGTCACAGGATATCCGCACTGCTGCGGATCTGCTCCACACAGGCGCATTGGTCGCGTTTCCCACCGAAACAGTCTATGGCCTCGGCGCTGACGCCCGCCAAAGCAATGCTGTCGAAGCGCTTTATGCGGCCAAGGGTCGGCCCAGCTTCAACCCGCTTATAGCGCATATGCACTCAATCGAGGCGGCACAGCGCCACGTAATCTGGTCTGACACAGCGAGCAAACTAGCAGAGGCATTTTGGCCCGGTCCGCTGACGCTGGTCTTGCCGCTGCGGCAGGGGCACGGGATTTCGCCACTGGTCACCGCCGGGCTGGACACGCTTGGCATTCGCATCCCGGCGCATCCGACAGCGCGCGCCCTGCTGGCTGCGCTCGACGGTCCCGTTGCGGCCCCCTCTGCCAATCCCTCCGGGCGGATCAGCCCAACCACAAGAGGACATGTGATGGCAGGGTTGAACGGGCGCATCGCCGCGGTGGTTGATGATGGTCCTTGCGGTGTTGGCGTGGAATCCACCATTGTGGGGCTTGCTGGCGACACCCCGCTGCTGCTTCGGCCCGGCGGACTGGCGCAGGAAGACATCGACGCCATCCTCGGCCATGCCCTAGCCCCGCGTGATGTTACAGACCCATTAACTGCACCGGGCCAGTTGCTGTCACATTATGCGCCGCAGGCCCCCGTGCGCCTTGGGGTAACCCAGCCGGAAAAAGACGAGCTTTACCTTGGCTTTGGGCCGGTTCCCTGTGATCTGAACCTGTCGATCAGCGGCAATCTGCGCGAAGCAGCGGCCAATCTCTTTGGACATTTTCACACGTTGGATGCCATGCAGCGTCCGATCGCCGTCGCCCCTATTCCCAACCACGGTCTGGGGGCCGCGATCAATGACCGGCTCGCCCGCGCTGCTGCTCCGCGCTAG